A section of the Anopheles cruzii unplaced genomic scaffold, idAnoCruzAS_RS32_06 scaffold01034_ctg1, whole genome shotgun sequence genome encodes:
- the LOC128276363 gene encoding homeotic protein distal-less-like produces the protein VKIWFQNRRSKYKKMMKAAQAPGVGGGLPLGGPNQGGHSPSQHQNMHQAPGGGSSSGSPSHFLPPGHSPTPSSTPVSELSPGLSPPSQAPWEQKPPPHWADHKPPQMAPQTNHAPPQPTHAPQMGGYVPQYWYQPETNPSLLTVWPAV, from the exons GTGAAGATCTGGTTTCAAAATCGACGATCGAAGTACAAGAAGATGATGAAGGCGGCCCAGGCACCGGGCGTCGGTGGAGGACTTCCATTGGGTGGACCGAACCAGGGCGGCCACAGTCCGTCGCAGCATCAGAACATGCACCAAG CACCCGGTGGCGGTTCGAGCAGTGGTTCACCTTCGCATTTCCTACCTCCCGGACACAGTCCAACGCCCTCGAGTACGCCCGTCTCGGAGCTGTCCCCTG GTTTGAGTCCGCCCTCGCAAGCACCCTGGGAGCAGAAGCCACCGCCGCACTGGGCCGACCACAAGCCCCCGCAGATGGCACCGCAAACCAACCACGCACCTCCGCAGCCGACGCACGCACCGCAGATGGGCGGCTACGTACCTCAGTACTGGTATCAGCCGGAAACGAACCCGTCGCTGTTAAC TGTGTGGCCCGCGGTTTAA